A single region of the Halarcobacter mediterraneus genome encodes:
- a CDS encoding flagellar biosynthetic protein FliR, protein MEQLLSLLSEETFFGFLLLFARIVAFVSFMPPIFNHSTVNPTLRVSIAFYLTIFLYPLVELEGDFSQERFILSLISEVTLGLIASFFLHVIFAAVRIIGELVEYATALSMASMFDATSGTNSGLVNRFLYLVALMLFFQTGMYEITIIMLVKSFSMVHLGTFDIFSYDGIQIAIDEIQRMFAFAFSFALPLFFIGFILDIYYGYGTKSMPAFSPFVITFQLKFALIFIFLILGMEVFTDSFTNYMINKFE, encoded by the coding sequence ATGGAACAACTTTTATCTTTGCTTTCAGAAGAAACTTTTTTTGGTTTTCTTCTTCTTTTTGCTAGAATAGTAGCATTTGTTTCTTTTATGCCACCTATTTTTAATCATTCTACTGTAAATCCTACACTTAGGGTATCAATAGCTTTTTATCTAACTATCTTTTTATATCCTTTAGTTGAATTAGAAGGTGACTTTTCTCAAGAGAGATTTATATTATCATTAATTTCTGAGGTTACACTAGGACTTATAGCTTCTTTTTTCTTACATGTAATATTTGCTGCAGTAAGAATTATTGGAGAATTAGTTGAATATGCTACTGCTTTATCAATGGCTAGTATGTTTGATGCTACAAGTGGAACGAATTCAGGTTTGGTTAATAGATTTTTATATTTAGTTGCATTAATGTTGTTTTTTCAAACGGGAATGTACGAAATAACAATAATTATGTTGGTAAAAAGTTTTTCAATGGTTCATTTAGGGACTTTTGATATTTTTTCCTATGATGGGATACAAATTGCAATTGATGAGATTCAAAGGATGTTTGCTTTTGCTTTCTCTTTTGCTCTTCCTTTATTTTTTATAGGATTTATTTTAGATATTTATTATGGTTATGGTACAAAGTCTATGCCAGCCTTTTCTCCATTTGTAATTACTTTTCAGCTAAAATTTGCTTTAATATTTATATTCTTGATTTTAGGAATGGAAGTTTTTACAGATAGTTTTACAAATTATATGATTAATAAGTTTGAGTAG